CCACGTCCACATAACAACACAATGAAATCATCATTCTCCTTTTTGGGGTTTTGCTTTTCAGGTAAATCCCCAAACTCACGTTCAAAAGGCCCTGGAATAAGCTCAAAAAAATCCTCATCTTTTTTGCATTCCTGCAAATAAGAATGATAAGCCTTTGCAAGTCTTGGTCCCACTGGAACAACAAGATCAGCACATTTGCAAAGCTCAACCTCATCCCAGTGTTTTGTTTCACCTCTTGAAATTGGACTTTTATAACCTTTGTGTTTGCTAAGGTCCTCTGGTGCAGTGTGGACGACATGTACCCACTTGCAATTTTGGAATTGTTCATGTTTCCTAATGAATTGTATTTGAAAACCAAGTTTCACACCATGACCAACAATAACATCTATTTTGTGATCTTGAGGTGGGTTGGTCAACCAAACTAGCGGGTCTGCACCAAAACATCTCCCTGCATCAATAATATTGATGCCAAAAGCTCTAGCCTCCCTTTTGTCTTCATCATTACAAGCACCCTCTGGGACAAAGAGTGAAACTCTCACATTTTGTATCTGAGCCAGATGAATTGCAAGCTCCCTATTAAATGTTGATAAACCACCCGCTGATGTCTTCCATTCACTTGCTAGCAGAGTAATGTTCAATATTTGCCCCTGGGAAGTCTGCACTGCATCTGCTTGTTCAGATACATGATCTTGTGACATTATTCCAGAGACAAGGAGAAAAAACCTGCAACAGTAAAGTGAAAGGTTTGCAATTCTGCCAGTTCTGAAAAAATCCTTTGGAGGTCATAATGAGTGCTTTTTAATTAAGTTTTTGAGGACAGGAGCTGCCAAATTCCAAAATATCTACAATGCATAAATAAAATAAGACTGGTGAACAAAAACGAAGCACTGAAAAGTCTTTATCCCGACAATATCAACTATTTTTCAACACTGGAGACTGATATCGAGGCTTTTAAGACCCAACCTCACTTAAAAAATGACTTTCATTTTATGTCCCTAATTTTATTACTTTACATATaaattaatcttttcttttttttgtctctttaCTTATTCATGTATTGTACTGTAcaaatttatttacttatttgtcTTGCTGGTTTTAATGCATAATTTTAATGCCTTTTAGTAAATTTTGTTGttagttaaaattattttaattaacaacaaaatgATACCACATTTTAAAGTTACCATGACTTTGTTTTTAATAGTTTGAAATAACTTTTCCAAATAATGAAACCAGTCTTTCCAATTTATTGTCAACCAATGACTCTTTGAGCCTCCTAAAATATTCTATGTGAATATTTTGTGGCAAAGTCTGCGTAAGAGTTTAATTTAGGTTTCTCTCACAGCTGTGAAGCATAAAAAAAGTCCAGTTTCCACTGACATTCAATTCAGGGAAATTGCTATTAACGCCCTCATCGCATATGAAGGTTGGGTGCCCAAGAACATGGGGGGCTGGAACTGCTAACCCCAACCACAAGTAACTAGAACACCAAAAGAGCCTCCCCAACTTGCACCGCCACAAGCCCTACCTGCCAGAAAGACCCAGCCCAGGTCCCCACCCTAGCATTTGTCACACTTTACTGGAAGAACAGTGGAGAACCTACTAGATGGATAAAGAAGATGACTATATAtactgtaaaagaaaaaaggggATAGGCTTGTGGAGCTTAGAAGATGCAAGCCACATGAAAACGCTCTGTATGctgagcaaagtaaaactacaaGCACATGCAATGACCCACGCATCGCCCCTTTGAGACTTCTGCTGACCCAGCGATCGCCAAATGCCCTGGAGTCATGTCCAACACGGTAACACAATGCCAGAAAATGCCACAATGTGACAGGTGTGCTAGCAGACCACGTTGAATGCTCACAAATGCCAAGACAATGACAAACAGAATACTAGCTCCTTGTTGTCAACTAAGTTACATTACAATTAACTCCATGAGACTTGCTGTACAGTACTTCCAACTCCATGGTATATTTCTTACCAGATTTTATGATAGTTATGTGTTTATCACTTCTGTAATTGTGAATGAAAGTAACATTatagaaaataaatgaattagCTTGTATGACACAGACTACaatactttaataattattagtgagTAACTAATTGATGGTCTGCTGCAAACAGCTTTCTGTTGCAGTTTTTACTGCCCTATTTGTAACCTAGTTGATTGCTGATATTGTTTCCAGTATCTTTTTGAGTTGCAAAAAATGATCCACAGCTCTCTGGACTTTAAATGGAGGGGCTATTCCTGCGACTTTTCCTTTCCACAAAGTTGGCGGCTACTTTCTGCATAATTTTAAAACATGCACAAGGTGACAGTTGCACCCATAAGAGttaaaaaatttcttttctgGATAACAAGTTATTCAGCTTTCATGATATCCCCTGACACAATCCCATTATCAACCAAACAATTCCCAAGATGATCtcttaaatattacactttGATTCAATGAATTCTCTGAAAAAATTATCTCAAGCAAAATCAGCAAAACTGTTTCACTTTACATGCAGGACTGACCTGCATGTAGACCCATAAACTTGGTCAAAAATTGACTtataaaaacaggactccatttaaactagctttgctaaattggacattcctgtataaatattgaccatTAACCCGGATGTTGTCCAAGAGAGACTATTTCCAAAGAGACTTACCTGAGACAGAATCAACATAATCTGTGGGAAGCTGGAAGAGTCCCTGCTACTTTTACACCAATTTTCACGGGGAAAGCAATAAAATTTCTGCCTGAAAGCAAACACACTTTCAGAGCCAATGATGCACGACACAACGCTGAGATCCGAAGTTCTCTGACGTACAGATCAAATGGAAATAAATCTTACTACAAAATTATCAAACATCCTAAATTCTGATTCAATTTCTTACTTGTACTCTAGATAGCGTTGGACTGGATACTTAAAGAATCTATTATAAGCCGCGTCGAATAACCAAGAGGAATACACGTTCTGCCATAACCCAAATCAGTATTGATTGCCGTCGTTCCCTAGGTCggcattagatgccatccaccaaaaccaccttggtcgagagaggctgagATCTATTCTTGAATGGATTAACTCTCGGATAATCAACTTCAGTCTCTCTCGACCGACTAAGGTGGTTTTGGTAGATGGAAAAGTTTCCATCCACCAAAAGCACTTCGTGTTGGCTTGTATATAATCGAAGACAGTCATGACCTTAGTGGGGACCGAAAGTCTTCACGAGTCCTATGGTTATTTACTCGCTTATGCTTCTTTCGATGAATTCGCTGTTTTTGGTGAGTATTAAAATGTATGCACGCACTCTGTGTTATTTGCAGCTGATCGATATGTTTGGTGGTTCTGGTGTATGTCGCCAAGGACATCCACCAGAACCACGGCATCGTCCTGCTCTCTAGATGTTTTGTTGACGTGGACCACGTGCACATTTAAGTacatacatttttatttatcagcTTATTTTATGTTGATGTTTTAAATGGAATACAGTAGTTAACTTACAGTTTGagtacagtaaaaacccgcgtataagaacctGCTTTTTTAGAGTTTGgcaaaacaggttcttatattttggGGTACTTACTGGCATTTTAGCCTAAATAGGTTCTTAATTAGGTTCTTAATTTTTACGGAGTCGCAAATAGTATGTTATACACTCATTCATTATAAACTGGTTTATATCTGTTATATAAAAATGAGCTGCAAGATGATATAGGCATGGAACACTTAGACCAAGACCAAGATTGCATACAAATAATACATTCTTTTAATTGTAGCAGAATTGTTTTACAATATATACAGTTCACATTTAACATACATTGTGCATTTTTTAGCTTCCCTGTGCAATTCTTGATCTCTAAAGACAACCTTTTTGATAAAATACAGTTATtgtattataaataaaatagttgaaccccacatataagaaccttttggattttttttggctaaacaggttcttatattttggGGTATTAAGGAAGCAAATTTCTGCCAGGAGGTTCTTAATTTCTAGGTTCTTATACGTGGGTTTTTACTGTACTACATATTTGGATTAATTGGAcgagtggttttggtggatggccaTCCACCATCCATCAAAGCCTCCTGTTCAGTTTTTCTAAACTGAGTAGAGCTTGCCTTGGTTTTACGTGCTCTGCAGTaagtaactttcatttgttgtgaACGTTCTCACCTTTATGCTTTGAAAGTGTCAGCAAAGGTGTATTATATACAGTAGGAATATACAAGAAAAGATTTTCACACGTACATGCACACTAACCCTGTCCCAAAAAGGAATATAGTTGAATCACAACATGAATATATAATAGTGTAGGGAGCTTTGCAGAAATCTTgccacattaaaataataaagcagGACAGGGTCCTGCCTATGAACAGGTTGGGCCTTTATTTTTGGCCAAAGAATGTCTTGGTTGCATTTTGGTATAAACATTTTTAGTTAGTTAACCAGCATTCATGTTTTGTAAGTAAAACAAATGGGAATTAAATGCTAAGGAGTaacctttttttgaaaagagaaaccaaactgtttaaaatttatttgcatctgcttttcagtttcagaattgtCTATGGTTCTTTTAGCATCTGTCTTTGCATCaacattgacaataacaactgcttgtatttcatcattttgaaattactgcttcatttattcagactttgcaaaaaaaaaaaatattatattgCTGGTTGGTTGTAGCCAACTGCTTGGGCATTACTTCCCTGTAATGCAGTAATGCTCACAGGTCAGTTAtgaattatgcaaaaacaaaataaaatgtaattccAATTCCTTTTTTCAGCTACAGATGATGAGTGAGGATGAATACTTACTGATAGTGAATGCCATTACCTCTATCAGCTTGAATTTCAGGAGAACTGTGGAGGTTATAGAATGTCTGAACACTTACAGTTCTTACCCTGAATTTGTAAATATCAGCAAGCCAGTGCATTTTTGCACAGACTTGTTGCAATTcattttttcaaaggcaaatagtctttattcagtattacaaTAACACAACCTCAGAAATCAATTTGTccctttatttgtttgaaactctatccaacattgAGAAAGTAGTATACACCTTGCGATACAACTGCAACACATAACAAACTGCCTTTGTTTGATTGCAAGCAAATGGAtagcaatatttgtttgttatattttaataaagttgCATCAGTCAATGTTTTCATTATGTTACTGACTGGAAATCATGGTCATTGATGtcttaaaattgcataattGTCTGGAATACTGGCTTGACTGATGATAAGAATAACTCCttttttaagcttacattaaattattataatgtaatCAATTTTATGTACCACCAACATCTGAACCTCTAAATAATAGACACTTTTAATACTATGATTGGTTCCAAAATTCCCTTTAATAATATACCTGTACACTAAGGACAAGCCTATAGTATGAACATGTGAAGgacttaatttattattcataattgAATGTGAAGGGTGTTAGTAAAATGCGAACCTAGCCCTGAACCTGCGTGCCCAGGAATTGTCCAGTCTATTAACACAATTCTGACTGGACATTGTCTCTTGACCAGCAGTTACTTTGTTAGACTATTTCGCTTCGgtcaaaataaccaaaactaCTTTACGattatttgtattttggtatttcttttacTACTGGTACTTGTTAGTGTTAAACAGTATAATCCAGGGATACAACTGTAAGTATACACCTGGTTGTGACCCTAGGTGACAGGCCTATCAGTGTGGTTACAAGATATCATTCTTGTAATATACAATCCTCTATTTAAAATGTTCCACAGCATGCTCCTCAGTGTCAGTTCAATACACCAGTTAATTGAGAGACCTTTAACTACTAAGGGTTGCCATTcataagtaaaatctataaagtcACTCataggagggaaagggttaactcctAAAGGGTCTCCATTTGACAAGTAGAAAAATCTGGCCTTAGTCAGAAGAAAATCTTTTGGAAGGGAAAGGCTTAATTTTTTTGCCTGCCCTCTGTCCCCTTCCCCCTACCCACATGACCAAAACACACTCTGTCTAGATCTCAGTGTCTTACAACATTACTCAAACCAAACTGTTACTTAGTCGGagagtttttgcatttttggcattttctctttgtcttgATGGCCCACTCTGGTACCATTACACAATTTGAATGGTACCAGCTACAACATTGGGAGCACTGAACGTactcttttttgtcatttggaaGGCGACACTCACAGAAAATGGGAACAGTTCTTCTTAGTATTTATGTGATAGGGAACTCAACAAGTGGTTGTTGAAAAAGGAGTACTTGTTCTGACTTCAAGGCAGCTGATATATTAAATGCTCTCGAATCTTTGCTTGATCGTAGCTTCGATTGGTTGGATCTAATCCATGGCATAAATCTGCCGCAAAGGCTAAAGCGAAAAGTCTACAGCCACTGGCACCTACTTGTTTCTGCACCTTTTCGTTTactaaaaaataaagaggaaatCGCGAGATGCCAACAGAACTCGAAACatggtaatttttttgcaatcacgATAGTCCTGCTGAAAAATTCTTTCCGGTACTAGCTTACCGATGTTACCGAAACTTTTGTCGGCCTCTTAACAAGGACACTTTGTTGTTATTCTCATTTCGATGTCTGCTAGCAGTCGCATCTTCCACGGAAAACACATATCCAAAATTATCAGTTATCTTATTTAGGGTCGAACGGAGGTTCGTAGCTTAAAATTCCCgccatatttctttttgtttatttacaatgaaTCACGGGATTATCTTCTTTGCCCGAACTATGTTCGGTTTCAGGGCTCGCTCATGCATCTATTATTCGAGAGTCTCCGGCCACGAGTTGTAATCTATTCGAAAATAGATctcagcctctctcgaccaaggtggttttggtggatggcatctaatgccGACCCGTTCCCTAATGCGAGGCAAGTGGGTCTGgcgacaacctcgttcccagggtctttcgtctccTCCCCCTCGCTCCCTTctgctccctttggggtggagAGAGACGAAAGACCCTAGGAACGAGGCTGGTCTGGCGACAGGGGCAGAGCCACCCCTCCCCgcacaacttttttttttttcctgaaattgaGGAAAGAATTATAAATGAAGTGGAGAGGTGTTGTTCTACTTGCCCGACTGACGGACGATGAACAGAGAAGAACATGCGGACGTCTCCATTCACTTGACAGGAGATTTTACTATCGAAGCAATTGCTTCAATGACCAGTAagtcttttcaatttttcaatttcttgtaaACATAAGTAAAAGTTCCCTTGGTAGCTGTGATAACTTGGAAGTTATGCTCAAGCTGCTTTAATAACGGTGAACCGTGAAGAGCAGCCAGCAGCCGGGCCGATTTTACAGTCTGTGGAGGATGAATTGAGCGACTGTTTTAAGCATTAGTACCCATGTGAATGACATGTAAACTAAAAGCACCTTCGAGAAGGTCGCAGTAACTGTGTCTAAGAGTAATATAATCGTTACCTCACTTTTAATTTCGTTCAGTAGTAACTCTACTGTTACAAGTAGACAACGAATATTGACATTCAGGTTCTGTGAGTTAAGTCCGCCGAAGTCAAATTCTAGATACAAATCTTCTTTAATGCAATTCTACACACTCTCATGTCTGGCGAATCACTCGGTTTTACCAAGACGAGACAAGCAGTGATATGTCTCACTCTTATGGCGTAACGGTCTTCGTTTCTTCCGTGACACTTAAGTTTTAATTAACCCAAATTAGATCATTTCAGAGACATGGTTCCCTCTACCAATATAACAATCTATGTCATTGGGgacgtttattttaatttgcatatgaCACACCAGGGGCTTTAGCGGGAGTGACGAcgtcacaaattaagaatttgattggtcaaataAAATATACGCGTGTTGCACTTGCGGCACGCAGTTTGAAATaattccgtgccgtcctctacaaaacaacaacgtgaaattaccacatttgcggttTTGGCGACAACGTAAACATAAAATAGGAATTCTTTAATTCTCTTCATTTTCTTAAACGGCGCTCGTTGTGGCTCAGTTGAGGCGTATTTCACCAACACTGCAAAATTCAAAGATGGCGGGATAATCGGAAAATAGTTACAACTCCacaatttttgattttgaaatGACGTTTTTCTTGGCCTGGCCGTGGCAATTGCTAAATCTCCCTACTGAAGCGAGACCGCCGGAAAATTCGTGATCGACATAATCGATTAAGATTTATATGCTTTGCGATTGTCAGTGGGAACGTAAAAACAAACGCAAGCAACATtgcaacaaagaagaaataggTCTATTGTAGGTGCCGTGGATTACGTTGATTtaacttaggccccgtccacacgaagacgattgtagacgcaaacgctagtaaacgcatatttttatctccgtccacacgaagacgatcatcgtttacgtagcgttttcacccgATCTCATACACCAAAcgcgcatgcgctatcgatttgagcctgcaatctttgcttcagcgccactcgataaaagagactggcgctgacatctgacgtcagcgttttcacagcgtttacgaaaatatacgttaacggccgtccacacgaagacgcatagacggcgttttcaaatttatccactttggagagcgttttcgaatttatgcgtttacggtgagcgttttcatcgtcttcgtgtggacggaaggcctaaacgcttaaaaaagtttgcgtttactagcgtttgcgtttacaatcgtcttcttgtggacggggccttaggaTTTGAGGTCATTGAGGATCCTTATGTAAGGTTATTATATCTCGAAGCACCAGAGAGGCGCCTACTCAATTGAGATCCTGTAGTTTAAACGGTGATTATTTGCGGTCTTAGAAAACAAGTAACTGCACTCTCTATGGATAACACAGCTAGGTAGTTGGTCAGCATAAGCATCCCTTACGTAATAGCTGTAACGTTGACAACGTTGATGTAGAAACTCAAAGACGTGTCAGTCACAGTTTAAGTTCAGGGTGGGCCAAAGATAATATCGCCACTTAACGTTTCGACATGGTAAATCATTATCATGACCATTCACGAAGGAATCGGATATTTATCATTAACTGAAATATGTTGTTTGTTATTGTGattgaaaacagaaaacctGTCTTCAGTAATTACGTTTTCTTATTTCATATACGAGCAAGATTACAGATTACGAGATTTTCctgttgaaaaaacaaacaaaacaaaactaagccaatcacgatcaattttgaAGTCCTTTGGTCACGCAGTACCTATTTTTATTATTCGGTCACATAACACCTAGAAAGATAGCTAGAAGATTTGATATATTCAGCAAGATGTAGCCGCTAAATCCCCCTTATACAAGCATTATTCAAGATATTGTTCAGAAACTGTACGTATTCGGCTAATTTCAAATTAATACCCTCTCTGCTTAACAGAAAACAATTCTAATACTCGCCAAAAATGATTTCATTCGTCTCTAATATTTAGTTCATATGAGTGATTATAGATATGCAAAAAACAAAGTTATTGAAGATATTTCCCACAACTGTTGCATTAGTTTTTTCTAAACTATGACATTATTCCATGGAAAAATGTCTACCTTTTATCATGGCTGAAAAATCAAACTTCGTTAACTTCATCAACCTGAGTGTCTCTTAGTTCCACAATTAGGCAATAATTGCAAATGTGATTAAAAGTTTGTTGGTCATTAATTCCTTTTGTTTCTTAACATTCCAGTCAAATTTTACTGTCGCACTTAATAAGAAATGTTTAATTAGTGTTTCTAGGCAATGCCTTTAAAAATATAAACTAGAATTTAGAAACACGTACTCTCCATTTCATGCAGTATTTATAGATTGTCATCCATTTTAGTTTCGATTTGCAGTTTTTGACCCGATTAAGAGCTGCGAAATTCAAAACATCTGATGAAAACACCGATGAAACTTATTTCGTGGTCTAACCTGTAAAACCtaagtttgaaaataaaatcaaatgttgCATACTTCATTAggtcaccatagcaacagttaAAGAGATTCGTCTGGATAATATGACTCCCTTTCAAATCGTTGTGGGTACGACTTTAAGACTTTCACAATCCGTTTCTTGTTTCCTAGGCGATTGATGGATTTCTTGTTGTCATTGAGACTGTAGCACATATCCAGTCCTTCCTTCATCAATTTCTCCATTTTGCTGAGTAATTCCTCTTTTTTATCTCTTTCAGTTTCCTTGCTTCTGGCTGTTTCGTAATACAAGAGTGCCAGTTCAGTTTTAACACTAACTTTCCACTTGTGATCTCCCTCGATCTCATTGTCGCAAACGCGATTCGCCTCTAGAAGTAGCGTCTCTGCTTCTTCAAAACTGCCTTCCTTTTCGTGACAACCCCCATAATTTTTCAGCAGTAAGATGCTTTCCTTTTGATTGCGCGTTCCCAGCTTTTCGATGACTTCAATTGCCTCTTTGTAATAATTCAACGCTTGATCAGTCTTCCCTTGAACATAGAAAAAGTCTCCAAGGTCTTTAAGACTCAGAGCCGTCATGAAATGATTTCCAAGAAGATTTTTATGCATGGAGAGAGCTTTCTCGAGTTTTTCAATGGCTTTATCATTCGCCTTGCGCCTCTTAGCATTTCTCCCGGCAAATAACAGGTTTAGAGCCTTTTCGGGATGATTCGGAATCTCCTTTTCACAGATTTCCAGTGCTTCGTCATACAACTCTTTCGGTTCAAGATCATCGGGCTTGTTCTTCTCTGAAACAAAACGAGCTCGGCTATGAAGGTAGAAGACATGAGGAAGAGCTCTAGTCTCGAAATCATCAAGGTGTTCTGAAAAGAGATCATGGGCCTCTTCCATGTACCCTTgatatttttcattatttccaGTACGTCTCATTTCTTCACCAAGCACGCACAAAAGCTCCACACGGAGGACTGGGTGAGTTTTCGACTCAAACGACTTGCATGTCAGCAACACTTCCAAGAAGTGAGTGTACGAATCCGGTGGAAAGCATTTCTCTAAATACATGCACGTATGGGTAAAATTGTTGAGAAACAGTTGACAAGAGGAAATCTCATGGTCAGTCACATTTTGAAGACAAAATTCATAGTTGTGCCTGTCTTCTCCGAATGATTCAATGGATTCTCTGCATTTGTCTTTTTTCCAGTACAATTTCCGTGCATTTTCCTCCAATCGAGACAGAAAATGTACACAGGCCAGTCGCTCGCTATTCTGCAAAACTTGAGGACTTTTTGTCTCACCAATCTTCTTTCCAAAATCACGGACGAGGGGATGCAATTTGTATCTTACGAAACCTGCTTGTTCCACTAGTACTAGGGATTTGATCTTCAATGAGTGGAGGATCGAAATTGGATTAGATTTGGAGCATACCTGCAAAGCTATTTCCGCCGCTTTGTAATCAAATGATCCTGGAAATACGGAAAGCGCAACCAAGGCATCTTGTTCATCATCGCTCAAAAGGTCAAATGAGTTCGCTATTGCTCTGCGAAATGATTCAGAATTTCCTTCAAGGATATCCATGGGCTCCTTTTCAAGGTTTTCTATGAGGCGTTTTGCAGGGTTATCTGACAGAAGTGAACCGACGATGGACAGTGCCAGTGGAACAAAACCACAAAGCTTGGCTATGGAATCCAAGTCTGGAGACTGCAGCTGAAGTTTTTTCTCTTCATTGTTGACACAAGATTTGAGTACGCTTTTAGCATCTTCGTGCGATAGAGGGTTTAATTTCACTTCTTCCCACGACTCCACGTCTAGGAGCCTCGATCGAGATGTGATTATAAACGTCAGCTTGTTGCCAGATAGCCTTGTCATGGTACTCAAGGTCTCCAAGAAGGAAGCTCGATCTCCCTTCCACTCTATAATACCATCAGCATTGTCAAGGACCAGTACTGTAGGCTGGCCGGTAATCTGTTTACCCCAGTTCTTAAGCCAATGTGCTAGATTATCTGGTAGTTTTCCAGGCATCTTGCGACAAGAGAGGATCATTTCAGTGGCAACTTCgtcaaatgtttcttttctttgaagactgcaaaacaaaacagtttgtCCGTCCTCCTTTAATTTCTGGGCAGCCATCCTGGCCACAGTCGTTTTTCCAAATCCCGGTCCACCAGTAATCAACACGACGGCAACCCCCTCGTTTTCAACGTGATCTAACACATGGGCAATCTCGTTAGAGCGACCATACACAGATTCTTCTGACATTTTGCTGGGTAGACACTGTGTTGTTGATTCAATTTTCGACATTGGGAACTATCGAAGCAATTGTTTCAAGAACCAGTTCGCCTTCTCAGTTGCCTGTAAACACAAATGAAAGCTCGCTTGATAGCTGTAATAACTCTGATAAATTGGAAATGATGTTCAAGCTACTTGAACCATGAGGTGCAGCGCAATTTCACAGCTGAAGTTGAATCGTCCAACGCTTTTGACCAAAAATGCCTTTATAATTGACCAACAAAACTATGCTTTCGAAATCGCTTCAGTAGCACCGTTCCCGTTCCTTGGAAAATGTCACATCGTCTTGGCTTTCCGAGAATTTATGCTAAATTTAGTAATGACGTGTCGTTATTTCAGGAATTATTTCCAATATTGGATGGGACTCTTACACCATATGATAGAGAAAGTCATTCTTATTTTAGCTTGCGTTAAGACACGCTGTTTGATGACAAGGCAGTTTTTCGATCGGCCAACCAAATCACTACTTACACCCCGGCGGCCAATCTTCGATTCCAATAATTACGTTTTTGTTTGATTACAAAATGATTACGCAGCGCATTCTTGTGTCCAAGAAATTTActgctatttttgtttttgttatcgAACAGTGCTTTGCAACGATCccgaaacagaaaaaaaaatctgctaGAAATTCCCTGGAATCCGAAGAGCGACATTCTTCGTTCTCTTGCTCCCCACTCGCACATGGGATTCCATCACTTTTGGTCACAA
The Acropora muricata isolate sample 2 chromosome 3, ASM3666990v1, whole genome shotgun sequence genome window above contains:
- the LOC136912189 gene encoding nephrocystin-3-like, translating into MSKIESTTQCLPSKMSEESVYGRSNEIAHVLDHVENEGVAVVLITGGPGFGKTTVARMAAQKLKEDGQTVLFCSLQRKETFDEVATEMILSCRKMPGKLPDNLAHWLKNWGKQITGQPTVLVLDNADGIIEWKGDRASFLETLSTMTRLSGNKLTFIITSRSRLLDVESWEEVKLNPLSHEDAKSVLKSCVNNEEKKLQLQSPDLDSIAKLCGFVPLALSIVGSLLSDNPAKRLIENLEKEPMDILEGNSESFRRAIANSFDLLSDDEQDALVALSVFPGSFDYKAAEIALQVCSKSNPISILHSLKIKSLVLVEQAGFVRYKLHPLVRDFGKKIGETKSPQVLQNSERLACVHFLSRLEENARKLYWKKDKCRESIESFGEDRHNYEFCLQNVTDHEISSCQLFLNNFTHTCMYLEKCFPPDSYTHFLEVLLTCKSFESKTHPVLRVELLCVLGEEMRRTGNNEKYQGYMEEAHDLFSEHLDDFETRALPHVFYLHSRARFVSEKNKPDDLEPKELYDEALEICEKEIPNHPEKALNLLFAGRNAKRRKANDKAIEKLEKALSMHKNLLGNHFMTALSLKDLGDFFYVQGKTDQALNYYKEAIEVIEKLGTRNQKESILLLKNYGGCHEKEGSFEEAETLLLEANRVCDNEIEGDHKWKVSVKTELALLYYETARSKETERDKKEELLSKMEKLMKEGLDMCYSLNDNKKSINRLGNKKRIVKVLKSYPQRFERESYYPDESL